ATATCGGAGTAGATGGATAGAACCTTCGAGATGTTTCCGTTGATCTGACGGATAAGACCAACGTTCTTCGCCATGTTATGAGGGATCTTCGACTCATGGTTGCTGTTAACCTTCTGAATCAGCGTGCGGTTCTCGTCCAGCACAGTTTGCGCCTGCAGGAAGCTCCGGCTCAGCGTGTCCCATGCCTCGCGGTCACACTCTCCTTTGTCTTCCTCTTCATCACCGGAAACTTCGGCCGTCTCTCCGTCGGCAGCATCAGCCGCCTTGGTAGGCCAGTCAGGCTTCGTCGTCGCAGCGGTTTCGTCCATCTCCGGCGTTAAACATTCCGTTCAaaatcctctctctctctctctctctctccgtTTAACAGTTGAAGAAActttttgagaaaaaaaataaaacaacgGGTTTATAGCTGGGCGATTTTTTTTGGTGTCTTTATAGCTGGGCGATTGACTTGAGAGACGTCAATGGCGGTTTTTTTTAATAGCTtaaattgggagattggtggcGGTGACAATGAAACTTGACGGTCTAGTGAGTGTTAAGTTAATTTTTCAAAGGTTTGAGGAGGTGGCCAGTGATGATTGGGCCTGTGACAGATTTGGGTGACGGTAGGTGGAGAAATGGGATTTGAAATATCTTTTTGTGGTTTTTGATACGACGATGAATAAAATagtctaaattaataaatatcttTGGATggtttattaataaatatttggaaaaataaatatcttcggaGCAGACGAGCTGAGATGGACCGTTGGATCAAAGGATCGgagaaagtaaaattaaaacaaatttaaataacaatgccaacaatgctaAAAGCACAAGTCCTAGACCATATTAAAAAGtgtaaattttataaaaattatttttaatatggaaGTAGTGATATTGTTTTAGTTGAATATTGAAATTTGAAGTGTATTATATTATTGAAAAGTCTTTAAATTcatataaagtttgtaaaatttgaattttggtatGTGGACACGCACAGCTCTGCGATATTTTAAACCTATGCATACGCACACGCAGAGGCAGGCAATCTGTTTAGAACgctagcacagcttgtgcgcgCACATACCCAATGAACGTTTGcaacctgtgcgcacgcacacgttgggaagGGCAATATGTAGAGGGTGCTAGCACACTTTGTGCGAGcgaacaaaattgaaaaaattggtacctgtgcatacgcacacctctatgcgtacgcacacatttTAAAACTTCATCTAGGCGTGCGCACGCACGCTcttatgcgtacgcacacgccctgtttctcaaaatttaaactttgttttcaactatttcacctttCCAACAAGATTGTAAGCTTCTGTGACACCATTTTAAGACTCTTGGGCTTATTGTTGGGCATTGAATCATGAGATATGTCTTAAGAGATTTTATTTGGTATTCCTTTGAAAAGTTAGCAAACGAAGGTTTAGGTTTCTGGTGTATTGAGGATGAGTTTGgttgagagagaaggaagagtaGTGAACTTGGTGATTACTGACAACGAATTGAGAAATTGATGGCTAACGAGTCGGAATAGAAATTAAGAACCGATGATGGTTATTATGAGCTTGATGGATATTGAACGTGGACAGTGTGTCAGGCACTGTATCTTTGGGTTAAGTACGATGAGAACTCAAAAAGGAATGATAATCTTGTTGAATGTGAAAAGTGTGTCAGACACTATATCCTTGGGTTAAGCATGATGGTGTGTAGGGCACTATATCCCTGGGAATGAATTatgattgataatttttttctacTGCAAGAGTGTgtcaggcactatatccttgggtTACGCATGCGAGTGTGCCTGGCACTATATCCGTGGGTGAATAGAGTGTGCCCGACACTATATCTGTGGGCGTGGCAGAAAAGCTACATCCGaaaggatgtgtcgggttggcagttatagaccgacaagtgatatcacaaGCCAATAGGAcatgcattcatcatatgcatctcttATGTGCTTGTTGGCTTTGATTACTTGAGTTTGCCTATTTGTATAATATGCAtacttgcttcttgaattacttgttATATATGAATATTATCAATATTTTACTTACTTGCATTATCTGTGTTTGTCTGGTGCTGAGGAGGATAGGTAGGCGGTGGTGATGGGGTTGCATGGAGGTTAGGTTGGCAAAGGCTGTGGGATACAGCGGTGTGATTTAATATTAGTTAGAAATTTCCTAAGTTTAGATAACCCTGTTTacggtttatggtttaagttatttattttattaaggcTTGGATATTCTGTATCGATGTGAAGTTATAGGATTGTCTCTGACATCTCGGAACCTTATATCTTACAttattgggcactgttaccatattgagaacctccggttctcataccatgttctgttgttgtttttcagatgcaggtcgcaacctaCCTCGGTGAGTTGATTGGTGGTGACAAAGCGGAGGATCTTCTTTCTGTTTTGGAAGTCTTTTAGTCTCTTTTATTTACTCTCTCATCTTTTGTATTTTACTTTTGCCTAGAGGCATTACTTTGAGAGAACAACTTGTATAAGCTACTTTAACTTTCCGATTTCTGTATGGTCTGTATATAGCTAGCCGACTTAAACTTCGCAAGTTGTGGCTAGATCATTACTCTATTATATCCTactattttgttatattatatcTATACCTTGTGCTTTAAGTTAGAAGTTTCGTTAGTACGTTTTGCGCTTTTTAAATCCTGTTTTTGAACTATATCCATCATTGGGTTCCTAGAATATATTAATTcttctatatattatatgtataagcTTTAGACTTATCGTAACTTCTGATTAACCTTTACTTTACGCGCGAGGTAAAGTttagggtaattagggtgttacaattaGCCTATAAGGTGAATATTTGAACAATGTTGGGATGAGATTGAATAAGGAAAAGTTGAAGTGTTTAAGCTAGATTGACATTGTTATAAATGTTTATGTTGTACTTGAGTTAGTTGTAACATTGACTTTAGAGATCTGTTAATAGAATTGATGGCGgaacaaaattgagacgattttgaaacgttagggacttaaatagaacGAAAACGTTTGGGAtaaaaatgatacatagaattaaattttaattttatccttcaataatatcatttttttacgatatatagttattcaattattttttaatcacatctaaacaaattacacttaatcacattactttcattctaaataaatttatttttttataattttgcacttagaaatttttactcatcatgaaatgtttgtaaaattactagaatcacattactttattgtatatgtattattttttttcgcaagttTATGTATTAgtcattttacaaatatttcatgatGAGTAACATCTTTATGagtaaatttataaaaaaaataaagtttctaaaaagtaatgtgattaagtataattttcctacttatgattaaaaaataattgaataactacatactgtaaaaaaaataatattattgaatgattaaattaaaatttatttctatatatcgttctTGTCCCCAATGTATTCGTCCTATTTAAatccctaacgttttaaaacCGTCTCAATTTTGTCTCACTGTTAATTCTGTTAACAGATTCCTAACGGAAAAACAACattgaattaattttaaaacgttagagaCTTAAATATGACGATTTAAATGTTAACAACAATTTTGAGACTTAACCCAAATGTTAGGaacaaaaatgatactttattcttatttttattatccctaaatatattacaaaagaattatagcataaaatccaaaattttaactaatcacatcaattttatattaactctaaaatattaaaataattttactctACATACTCTAACATTTTAACTAATTACAAACACTTTTTAGTTATCCCTAAAcatatttacaaaaattaaagCACTGATTACTAATATTTTAACTAAACTAAGCTTTTAAACTATACTAACAAATTCTAATATAATAGCAGTCTCTGAACAATACTAACTAATACTAACCAATATTAatactaattaaaatttatattaaataaattaacttACATATGTAAGatgatttaaaaattgaataatattttttcagaTTTAATAAGATCACAAACTATTATTTTTACTTCACTCTTTTAACTTTGTTAATCACACTCACGGTAAAGCTTTTTCCATCTCTATTAAAATTTGGTGAGTGAAGATGAATATAAAGTTGGAAAAtgacctttttttttctttggttttggtTTCACTCAGTATAGtatagaaaaagagagaaaacaatGTTCCATAAATTCCTCCCCTCTCCATCGCAACTGCATGTTGGATACTtggtattatttttgttttacaataatttattttagtataaatatgatataatatttgttaaatttaatttttaaaaataaaattttattactttagtatataaaattaaaaaatttatatatactaattttaTATTGGGTCAACCCAATTTGTTTCG
The Arachis stenosperma cultivar V10309 chromosome 7, arast.V10309.gnm1.PFL2, whole genome shotgun sequence genome window above contains:
- the LOC130940418 gene encoding protein ELF4-LIKE 1-like; the encoded protein is MDETAATTKPDWPTKAADAADGETAEVSGDEEEDKGECDREAWDTLSRSFLQAQTVLDENRTLIQKVNSNHESKIPHNMAKNVGLIRQINGNISKVLSIYSDMSTSFSGIVRQRRAASAVSAITVSGKNRGSDEDEDEESSEIDSEKLVQEKPEIVELMMAESSSILPSLTTC